AAAAAGACTCATGCAAAGCATGAGTCTTAAAATATGTTTCGTAGTTATTATGCTTTGTTTCTTGAACCGAAGATATCGATTTTTTCGTGAACCATAGCTTTAATAGCTTCAAATCCAGGGTTTAATAATTTACGAGGGTCGAAACCTTTAGGTTTTTGATCTCCACCTTCTTCAATGTATTTACGTGTAGCTTCAGCAAATGCTAATTGACATTCAGTGTTAACATTAACTTTAGATACTCCTAGAGAGATAGCTTTTTGGATTTGCTCAGTTGGGATTCCTGAACCACCGTGTAATACTAATGGAATTCCACCAGTGATGTTAGAAATTTTTTCTAATGTTTCAAAGCTTAATCCAGCCCAGTTTTCTGGGTATTTACCATGGATGTTACCAATACCTGCAGCTAGGAAGTCGATTCCTAAGTCAGCCATTGTTTTACATTCGTTTGGATCAGCTAATTCACCGCTACCGATAACTCCATCTTCTTCACCACCGATTGAACCTACTTCACACTCGATAGAAAGACCTTTAGAGTGAGCTAAAGCGATCATTTCTTTAGATTTAGCGATGTTTTCTTCGAATGGATAGTGTGATCCGT
This is a stretch of genomic DNA from Gemella haemolysans. It encodes these proteins:
- the fba gene encoding class II fructose-1,6-bisphosphate aldolase, which gives rise to MVLVPAKDMLVKARKEGYAVGHFNINNLEWTKAILAACEEAKSPVILGVSEGAVKYMTGFRTVAAMVEAMVEEMKITVPVALHLDHGSYEGTQKAIEAGFSSVMFDGSHYPFEENIAKSKEMIALAHSKGLSIECEVGSIGGEEDGVIGSGELADPNECKTMADLGIDFLAAGIGNIHGKYPENWAGLSFETLEKISNITGGIPLVLHGGSGIPTEQIQKAISLGVSKVNVNTECQLAFAEATRKYIEEGGDQKPKGFDPRKLLNPGFEAIKAMVHEKIDIFGSRNKA